The following proteins are encoded in a genomic region of Arachis stenosperma cultivar V10309 chromosome 4, arast.V10309.gnm1.PFL2, whole genome shotgun sequence:
- the LOC130975291 gene encoding uncharacterized mitochondrial protein AtMg00860-like, with translation MTIIRVTQQKLYAKLSKCEFWKEEVKFLGHVVSKGGIAVVPSKVEMVMEWKRMTTVTEVKSFLGLAGYYKRFIEGFSRIALPTTKLTRKKVPFVWTSECEESSPNFEGEVNFSTYFDLAGTA, from the coding sequence ATGACGATAATCAGAGTGACGCAGCAGAAGTTGTACGCTAAGTTGTCGAAGTGTGAGTTCTGGAAGGAGGAAGTGAAGTTCTTAGGTCAcgtggtgagcaaaggaggaaTAGCCGTGGTTCCTTCTAAGGTGGAAATGGTGATGGAATGGAAAAGGATGACAACGGTGACGGAAGTcaaaagcttcttgggtttagCTGGATATTACAAGAGATTCATTGAAGGATTTTCCCGGATTGCACTACCGACGACTAAGTTGACAAGAAAAAAAGTGCCATTTGTGTGGACGTCGGAGTGTGAAGAGAGTTCTCCAAACTTTGAAGGAGAAGTTAACTTCAGCACCTATTTTGATCTTGCTGGAACCGCATGA